A region of Drosophila suzukii chromosome 2L, CBGP_Dsuzu_IsoJpt1.0, whole genome shotgun sequence DNA encodes the following proteins:
- the LOC108021468 gene encoding uncharacterized protein isoform X2, whose product MNNFTTTTAAAPPKEALPRSGHVNEVCKEWLVREDGALAYKLQSQEINDFYKGNRYRNAVVREDFPTALHEQIKEKEHAQRRVDAYRRRLTEQEEHDKRVAKEIADKLERDLQEQQQKELQQSELIAKQMQEIYVNLPPVPPPATRDRSRPPPRPAKASIHLQQQQQQHQPEASTSQQARYHSQQHQQQQQQPLQLQQQHFSQTDNYVGLSLIPNIVDLPAAAAATCTTPTRNVQAHNQLLVSDVLSSQHQQQQQQHHSRFHHAQQQQQQQQQQPHQSSSPARRPPTNPTTTATTNMPSTPSITQHPPTHTAHSADIDELVDYADVADSIRDYNIAVTGCTAATSGSVVDAAATSLLKQRSPSHENLLRTEPKFQKLSPEKYDQLVGNFGLGNGTGSGSGSAKAAERHMQQHADDIELYVDPCDYASLREIGLPMEEIQEMSKKLKQEQKDELLARRLQAIESKECVGQEHRDRLLAIEAQDKELAKMLQDREKAKAKRAKEKARLRKTQQKEAAEAANGNGSLLCGTNSYCGPMLPLPPDCLSSNANHSQADIDVEAYSNPIDVLNNSREQRPHNGPLTNGSLTRDGGSGSNHSSMQRQQRNMAPIRGEDDIYTLPVDSCRPGPRPVSLHMAAEAVQQLQNHNSMTRSEHYGSEAGSHDSSNLSGQDISPHMKYSKSGNFDQSASPTPPYMPIQGTRRSNSSEDRKKKSKDKCTHQ is encoded by the exons ATGAATAATTTCACAACCACAACAGCAGCCGCACCACCAAAGGAAGCGCTGCCCCGATCAGGACATGTTAATGAGG TGTGCAAGGAGTGGCTCGTGCGTGAGGATGGCGCTTTGGCCTACAAACTCCAGTCCCAAGAGA TTAATGACTTCTACAAGGGAAATCGGTACAGAAACGCTGTGGTACGCGAGGATTTCCCAACTGCCCTGCACGAACAGATCAAGGAAAAGGAACATGCCCAGCGAAGGGTAGATGCCTACAGAAGACGTCTAACTGAACA GGAGGAGCATGACAAGCGAGTGGCCAAAGAAATTGCTGACAAACTGGAACGTGATctgcaggagcagcagcaaaagGAGCTGCAACAGAGCGAGCTAATAGCCAAGCAAATGCAG GAAATCTATGTTAATTTGCCGCCTGTGCCGCCGCCAGCAACACGAGACAGGAGCCGTCCGCCGCCACGTCCCGCCAAAGCAAGTATACACctgcaacaacagcagcagcaacatcagccaGAGGCGAGCACCTCACAGCAGGCTAGATATCACAgtcagcaacaccagcagcagcagcagcaaccgttgcaactgcagcagcaacacttTTCACAAACAGACAACTATGTAGGATTATCGCTTATACCAAATATTGTAGATTTgccagcggcagcagcagcaacatgcaCAACCCCCACTAGAAATGTACAGGCACACAATCAGCTGTTGGTGAGTGATGTCTTATCAtcgcaacaccagcagcagcaacagcaacatcactCACGTTTTCATCATgcacaacagcagcagcagcaacagcagcagcagccacatcAATCATCATCGCCGGCACGTCGTCCACCAACAAATCCGACCACAACTGCAACAACTAACATGCCCAGCACTCCATCCATAACTCAGCACCCACCCACACACACCGCACACTCAGCTGACATCGATGAGCTGGTGGACTATGCCGATGTTGCTGACAGCATACGCGACTACAATATCGCTGTCACGGGCTgcacggcagcaacatcggGCAGTGTTGTCGATGCAGCTGCAACATCACTCCTGAAACAACGCTCCCCGTCACACGAAAATCTCCTAAGAACCGAACCGAAATTTCAGAAATTGTCACCCGAGAAATACGATCAACTGGTGGGCAATTTTGGCTTGGGAAATGGAACTGGATCGGGATCTGGATCGGCCAAGGCAGCTGAGAGACACATGCAGCAACACGCCGATGACATCGAACTCTATGTGGATCCCTGCGATTATGCGAGCCTGCGAGAGATCGGACTGCCCATGGAGGAGATCCAGGAGATGAGCAAGAAACTCAAGCAGGAGCAGAAGGATGAG TTGCTGGCTCGCCGACTGCAGGCCATCGAGTCCAAGGAATGTGTGGGCCAGGAGCACAGGGATCGTCTGCTGGCGATCGAGGCTCAGGACAAGGAGCTGGCCAAAATGCTGCAGGACAGG GAGAAGGCCAAAGCCAAGCGGGCCAAGGAGAAAGCTCGTCTGCGAAAAACTCAGCAGAAGGAAGCCGCAGAGGCTGCCAATGGAAACGGTAGTCTGCTCTGTGGCACCAATTCTTATTGTGGTCCTATGCTGCCGCTGCCCCCGGATTGCCTTTCCAGCAATGCCAATCATTCACAGGCCGACATCGATGTGGAGGCCTACTCGAATCCCATAGATGTGCTCAACAATAGTCGTGAACAGCGACCACACAATGGACCTTTGACCAATGGCAGCCTGACCAGAGATGGGGGCTCGGGCTCCAATCACAGCTCCATGCAGAGGCAGCAGAGGAACATGGCACCCATTAGGGGAGAAGACGATATCTACACTCTGCCCGTGGACAGTTGTAGGCCAGGACCAAGGCCTGTTTCACTACACATGGCAGCAGAGGCGGTGCAACAACTTCAGAACCACAATTCCATGACAAG ATCCGAGCATTATGGATCCGAGGCCGGTTCGCATGACAGTTCCAATCTGAGCGGTCAGGACATATCGCCCCACATGAAATACTCCAAGTCCGGCAATTTcg ATCAAAGTGCCAGTCCCACGCCGCCTTACATGCCAATTCAGGGTACTCGACGATCAAATTCAAGTGAAGATCGTAAAAAGAAGTCCAAGGACAAATGCACGCATCAGTGA